CAAATAATCAATGAGATAATCACATAACATACTTGCCGAGGGTGGGAAGTGCCGTGGAGAAAAGTCTGGTGGGGAAGGacggggggccggggtggggaaAAGGGTGGCTGCTTTGTACAGAATGGCCTGGAAGGTCTTTCTGAAGAGGTAACATTTGAGAGGAATCTTGGATGAAGTGAGGGAGGGACCTGGGAGGGCGTCTGAGGGGAGAGTGGGTCAGGCAGGGGGGCAgccgtgcaaaggccctgaggtgggagtgaGCGAGTGTAGTGTGTTCGAGGAACAACCAGGAGAGATatgaggaggtggagggagttAGCTGGGcggagcagggcggggggggggggtgcacactTTCAGTCATGCTAAGTATTAGGATCTTTATTCTGAAGGGAAACCATGGGACAGCTTTGAGTTGGGAAGTAACTAGAATTattgttgaaaagaccattcgAGCTACAAGATGAAGGGTCGGGAGGAGACATGGTGGAAgctgggagccccagggaggCCCCTGCAAAGAGCCCAGGAGAGAGATGTGGGCGGCTTGGAGCAGGGTGGGAGTGGCAAGGAGCTGTGGGCTTCTAGATGTCTTTGGAAGGCAGAGCCAAAGGACTTGCTGAGTGCTTGGGTGTGTGGATGGGAGAAAAGGATAGGAGGGTCAGAGGCAAGTCTGAGGGCTTTTCCCAAGCACCTGGAAGGCTGTGTTTACTGAGCGTGGGAAGATGGAAGGGGCTGAGTTGGGGGAAGTGGGTGtcaggaggcaggggtgggtgcACTGGATTTGAGATAGCATGTAGGGAGCTGGATTGGGGAGTGAGGGGCCCGGCTGCACGGAGACACTGGGGAGCTGTTGGTGTATTGGTGGCATTTGCGGTCAAGAGACTGGAGGAGATCAAGGGGGTGAGTGTGGCCAGGAAGGGAAGTCCGAGGCCCAGGCCGCAGGCTTTCCACAGTGCAGATGCCTGGAGAGGACCAGCAGCCCgaaaggtggttgccagggagaCAAGGTCACAGCAGGGGACTCCTGCAAGCCTGGGATAAGGGGACTTTCTGCTAGAGACCCCAGCCCAGGTCCCGATTTCCCATCTCAGTCCTGCCCGGGTGTGCGGGGTGGATCAGCGGGGCCGCAGCTGAGCTGGTTGCCGTGGGAACCCGCGACATCGCCCACTGGCTGTCACCCTGACCCCTTGTCCCACGGGGCTGGGCGTACCTTCCTCGCTGCCTTCCCCGGCTCCTTGTAGGTTCATCAATAAACTCCAGCCGGGCTCCGTGAAGAAGGTCAATGAGTCGACCCAAAACTGGCACCAGGTGAGCCCAGCCTCTTTTCTGAACTCTTTCAACCCCTGGCCCACACCGCCCCTcggccctccccccccctccctccactgacTGGCGCCTGCTCCCCTCCAGCTGGAAAACATCGGCAACTTCATCAAGGCCATCACCAAGTATGGGGTGAAGCCCCACGACATTTTCGAGGCCAACGACCTGTTTGAGAACACCAACCACACCCAGGTGCAGTCTACCCTCCTGGCCCTGGCCAGCATGGTGAGTGAGGCTGAAGGGTGGGCGTGGGGCGGGTGGGCTGTGGAGGGTGTGGGCTAGGATGCGAGTGGGGGCCACTCGTGCCCCCGGGGCCCAgcatgggtgggagaggggagcaggTGCTAACTGGGGACGGTGCCTGGAGGCTCCCTTGTCAGTCCCTGCTCCCTTGGCCCTCCCCAGGCCAAGACGAAAGGGAATAAAGTGAATGTAGGGGTGAAGTACGCGGAGAAGCAGGAACGGAGATTTGAGCCAGAGAAGCTACGAGAAGGGAGGAACATCATCGGGCTTCAGGTACTGCCCCTTCTTCACCGGGGGGTCTTGCTGCTGAGCTGGGCGGGGAGGTCAAGGAGGCCAGGAGGGCACCCCGGTCCCGGCAGGCTTTGGGGCACAGGCTGTTTGGCCCTACCTCGgatgtatgccaggcactgtgcttggcatCCAGTGGCTCTTAGCGGTGGGTGCTATTGTTACACCCTTtatccagatgaggaaactggggcctgGAGAAGCCGGCTCACTTACCACGATTGCCCGCGTGATACGTGGCCGCGCTGGGGCTCGAACCCTGGAAGCCAGGCCCCGGGGCTCGGAGCCACCTACAGGCCACGTGACCTgccttttctgggcctcagtgtccagTCCGGAGCCTGACAATGGAAGCAGGTGCCTCGGCAGAGGGCGAGCCAGGGTCCGCCGACACGCTCTGTCTCGTGGCCCCGGGTGAGGCTCTGTGACCTTCGGGCTGATTCTCCTTCCTAGATGGGCACGAACAAGTTTGCCAGCCAGCAGGGCATGACGGCCTACGGCACCCGGCGCCACCTGTACGACCCCAAGCTGGGCACGGACCAGCCCCTGGACCAGGCTACCATCAGCCTGCAGATGGGCAGCAACAAGGGGGCCAGCCaggtgcgtgggggggggggggggagggggccgcgggCTGGGCCGCTGGGgtggcccctgccctgctgggtGCCCGCGGTCTGACGGGCTGCGCCCTCTGCAGGCCGGGATGACCGCACCCGGGACCAAGCGACAGATCTTCGAGCCGGGGCTGGGCATGGAGCATTGCGACACGCTCAACGTCAGCCTGCAGATGGGCAGCAACAAGGGGGCCTCGCAGCGGGGCATGACGGTGTACGGGCTGCCGCGCCAGGTCTATGACCCCAAGTACTGCCTGACGCCCGAGTACCCGGAGCTGGGCGAGCCTGCCCACAACCACCACCCGCACAACTACTACAACTCGGCCTAGGGCCCtggggcccccacccccccgccccgccttccCCCCAGGGAGGCTGCCTGCTGCTCTCGGCAGGGGCCGCGCCGCCCCCGTCGACCCCTCTCCCTGCATggcgtccccccgcccccccccgccgccgGCACCTGCCCACAGGGTTAGcatttggtgggggaggggggcaaactGGGGGGcttgcgggggaggggagggggccctccTCCCTGGAGCGCCGCGGGACCCAACACCGAGCCGGGTGTTCCCAACAGCACCCAGAGGACGCACTGAGCAAGGCTACCCCGGCTGTCATTCCCTCCCCCCTCACAAGTGGGTCCCCCCAGGACAAGAAGTCCCCCCCCTCCAAGCAAAACCCCCAGAGCCCAGGCTCGGCCTGCCCCCGCCCCATTCCCACAGTGGGAGCAAACTGCATGCCCAGAGACCCAGCGGACACACGCGGTTTGGTTTGCAGCGACAGGCATACGTGGATGTGACAGCGGCGTTTGTAACGTGagcactttctttttctatttcactggAGCACAATAAACGGCTGTAAAATCATGGACTTGGGGCTGCTCTTTGCTGGAGCCCGCGTGTCTCTTGCACCCGTGCAAACAGCCTTGCTCGGATCGGCTCCGCGTCCCGCATACGTGTCTGCAGAGGCACAACGCTCACACCGTCAGATGTGCACACGGAGCGTGCGGCCACTTGGCGGGCCCTGGGACAGGCACTCACACGCAGAATCCGTGCCCTACTTTGTGTGTGTGGAGCACACACACTCCCCTTGCACAGATGCACACGTGCGGCACACACTCCCACTCAGGACACGTAAACGCACACCCTCACACATAATATCCATGCGCACGTGCTGGGCCCCCGTGTGCCTTTCTGGgaagtctgggggggggggagggggtggtggtgtaAAAGTGCCCAAGCGCCGGGACAGGCTAGATGGGGTGTGAATCACACAGTTCTGCTTCTCACACGCTGACTGACTCGGGGCAAGTCACTTGCCCTCCCTAGGCCTGTTTTCCCAACACGAAAATGAGGTCAGAGAGCCTCCTGGGGACATGGGGAAGCTGAAGTGACACCCCCGGACGGGGGAAGGCATTTGGTACTGACCAATGAACGTGGTCAAGCCAGGTTCCGGAGGTCCCCGTGGGCAGGCGGGACCCTTCAGCCCCGGAttgtggggaggtgggaggggacaaGGCAGTGGGGCAGGATGGGCACTTTGGGGGCGCGGGGCAAGGGCCCTTTGTAGACTGGCATGGGGCAGGGGAGTAGCCGTCTGCCAGGCGCGGCCGCCCTGTGCGCCCAGCTCGCTCTCTGCCCTCTTCTGAGGGCTGACTCCCGAGCCTGGCCTGCCAGCCCAGGGCCCTCGGAGTCTGTGGACAGCCCCCACCTCTCCACGTTTCAGAGGGACCCCTGTCCTCCCAGTGATGTGAGCGCCAGCGGTCCTGCCTGGAAGGCACCACCTGTCAGAGTTCCAAGGGGAGGGTGCGgccgtgtgggggtgggggtggcaggtggTTACAGAACGGTGGTGTCCCCTTCCTTACGCACAGCAGGGGATGAAGCTGGAACACGGGGACTGCGGAGACACACCAGAAGACCCGCATGCACGGACGCACACAGCCCCTGGGGCCTCGTAAAAGGGATTCCAGGCGCTCTTGGCCTGGCTAGTACAAGTCCTGCTCCCCCAGGGCCAGCACAGGGGGAGCTATGCCGAGGAGGATCCATGCCTGGCCCAGGGCCCTGCCTCCTCGAGAAAACAGCACCATATTAGCACTTGGCCTGTGTGACTGGGGTGGGCGGGCCCTGGAAGCCAGAGGAATGAGCCCCCTTTCTGCTGGACCCCAGAGGGCACACCCCGCCCAGGCACCTGTCCACCGCTCCGCCCGTGCCCACTGGCTCCTGCCTGGGACCTTGGAGGGGGGAGGCGAGAGCACCACAGGAAGGACAGGGCAGGGTGGGCTTccaggtgggagtgggggaacATGCCAGACCCAGTGGCCGGGCCTGGTGGCTAGCTCAGCATCCCCCCTCGGCTGTCCCACACCCCTTAGTGCCCTGAGTGGGTCCCAGAGTCACTTAAaccgtgccaggcactgtgctaggccccTCCAGTCTCAGCATGGCCCTGGAACGTTCTAGCGTCCTTTCTGCTGTCCCAACGAGGAATGCAAAGCACAGGCCACCTGCTGCCCAGGCTCAAAGCCGGGTGCGGGTGCTGATGGGCCCCAAGCTGCCAGAGCGTCAGGACCTCCACACCTGTAAGACCATCTGAGGGCACCGTCCATCAGCAAGGTTCAGATGCATTTTTTCCAAAACCAAGCAATTCACTCAATTCTGACACGACCTGGAGACAGACAGCATTGGATCTCCCAGGATAAGGGTTCAGTCTTAGGAGGCTGTCCCTCCCCTTTAGGGCCAATTCCAAGTCCAGGTTATGacctgtgcttctgaccgacCAGTGATAATCAGGGATTCCCACGACCACCTCTTCCGATTTCGTTAATTTACTAGAGtggttcacagaactcagagaagcaTTGCGTTTTACTAGATTACCGgtttattagaaaagaatataaatcagGAGGCGCTCGATGGAGCCGGTGTATGGGTCCAAGTCGGGAGAAGGGGCACCCCACTCCCCCAGCACTTCTGTGGGTTCACCGACCCCCCAAGCTTGTCAAATCTTGTTGAAGTTGTTATACAGCTTAATCTGTagcccccctttcccttcctcagaGGTTGTGGGTGTTACTGAGTGAGGGTCCCACTCAGTGATCGCGGAccttctggtgaccagccccatcCTGAGGCTGATCTGGGGCCCCACAGCGATCGGCATGAACGTAGGTGTGATCAAAACGGGCTCTGTTGACAAAAGATGCTGCCagtcaggaaattccaaggggtTGAGGAGCTGTGCCAGGAACTAGAGATAGGGACCAAAATGTATTACACCGCACCAGCATCGGCCCCACCTCGTCTTCAGAGACCCCCTCACCACCCTCGGAAAAAGGTCCCTTTCCCGGACCCTTACTCCTCCACAATGCTGTCACCCCTGCAGCCCTGGAAGCAGAGACCTGTTCTCTCGGCCTGGACCCTGGACTCTTAGGCAGTCAGACCCTGGGCTGTGACGCCAGGCCTCCCAGGTTCAAGGCCCAACTCTGCAGCTTTCTGGCTGTGGGACGTTGGGCCGGTGACTTGCCATCTCTGGCCCAATTCCTCACCTGTGAGCCGGGGGCACCTACCTCACAGGCACCTttcagggggtggggtggggtgggggggcagggcaggcaagCCTGAGAGCAGCTTCTGGCACAGGGTGGCCCTTGAGTATCACTTCTTCTTTCGGACCGCcccccaggaagccttctctggtCACCCCGGGCTCCATTGGCCCCATTTTCTGTTGTGCCTGTAAATGCCTGGCCAGGTGTCTGTGGGTTCATCCGTGTGCCTTGGGCCCAGCACTGCCATGGTTTCACCCCGAATGCCTGTTGCATGGACAAAATGGACAGTTTGAAGGACTGACCAAACCCCATTTCCAATGGCCCGCCAGGCCACCTCTGAGTGCTtcagtctccccctctccctcactgaACCCCTGGGCCTGACCCAGAACCCAGGAAATCACAAAGAAGCAGGAGTTTGCATCAGCTGCTTTATTTAGGGGCTCGTGACCGACGGCgatccccagcccagccccttcctcctctACAAAAGCAACTAAACAGGAAAAGGGGCTGTTCTGCCAGGTCCCAGCCACGGGGCCTGTGGGACTGTGGCTTTGAATCCCAGGCCACAGGccttgggaggcaggggaggggcggggggcagtccAGTTCACACGGTGCTGGTGAGATGGGTGAGGAGGCTGGAGAGTCCCTTGGCAGCCTCTGCTGGGCTTGTCCTTGCCCAGAACATCAGGACGCGGGCCCCGAGGAGGAGCAAGCAAGTTAAAGGCTTTCAGAGCCAAGGGAAGCACTTCAGGCCCCCGGGGGGGCCCAACAACCCCGCCTCAACTCCAGTCCGTGCCCACAGGCACGCTGCCACGgccacactcacacccacacccactcCATACACGCAGAGGGCTGTGAAGGCCCTGGACCCACACCACGGACCCTGGAATGTCTCTGGATTGGCACCCAGCGGGGCAGGTCCACGGCAGGCAGGGTTGCCGCGGGAGTGGGTCCTCTGCATCGCTACTGGTTGGCTGCCTCGCAGGCATCTATCCAATCGCTGTACACGTCCACCGGTTCTGACAGATCTGGGCCGCTGAGGTCAAGGGCAACTGGTGGCATCGGGCCCCTTCCCTGTACGCACCCCTCTCACTGGTGTCAGCCGGATCCCCGCCCCGCACCCTACGCAAGTCAGCAGGTGGCGCCTTGTCCCCGCCCCGGGGAGGTCACGGCCCACAAAAGCGTAAGCAGGAGGGCCAGAGGAGCAAAGAACTGGATCCAGTCCCCTCGCCCCTGGCCAGGTGCCCTAGAGCAGCCCACCCGGGGCAGGGGAGCCCtgactgcccccacccctccccacccaccccacttcCCCGCAAGAGCCTGGTTTCCCAAGGATACATGTGATGGGCGTCTGGAACTCCTCGAGGCACACGGTACACGAGATGACTCCGGTGTTGCGGGCCCGGTCCCTGGAACAGGAGGAGGGGCTGGTGAGTAAAGGAGGCCGCGTCTATGGGTGACGATCGCCCTAAGTGGGAGGGCCTGGGGCAGAAAGGATGGTGGGAGCAGGGAAGCTGCCTCCCGactctgggaggagaggggaggccccgtcccccactcacattttcaCGTCACAAGACTTCTCGTGGTTGCAGAAGGGGCAGGTGAACTGGGTCTCTAAGGTGCCTGTCATCTTCTTCTTGGGGGGTGGCTTCCGTTTGGACTTTCTGCGCCCCATGTCTGTAGGAGGGCAAACCTGCGGTGGCGGTGGGGGACAGGAGTCAGCAACCCAGGGGACCCCCAGAGCCCTCCAGCTCGATGCTCTAGGGGGCAGGCTGGGAAGAAGGCTCCGCCTCTGAGGGATGAGGCTCCCAGTCCCCAGGTAGGCGGCGGATCCAGGCACACTCTGGGCGGGGGATGGGAGCAGGCTCTGGCAACAGGTGGCCCGAGTTCTAATCGTGGCCCTCCACTTGCTGGGTGGCCCCGGGCAGGTGActtaagctctctgtgcctcagtgttctgTCAGTAAAACAGAGATGAAGCTGCTACCCACACAGGGGTCTGTGCGGCTGCCATGACAAACGGTACACGGAGTGCCGAGCACGGGACCCGGCCCACCCATCCTCAGCACCCAGGCAGGACGCCACTGTTCCTGGTGAGGATGACGCAAGAGGCTCTGACGGACCAGCTGCGCGGGGATGGGCACAGCCTAAGTGCCCAGAAGCCAGCGCTTTTAGGAGCAGCTACTCCTCTCGTCAAAGGGACACACAAGGGACACCTAGGAGGAATGACACTCAGGGGATAGGAGAGATCCTCCAGAGAAGCCCCCTGGGCTAACTCTCCACACACAAGGGGCTGGTGAGCAGAGATGGGGGGACAAGCATTTCCGGTCCTTGCCACATACCACGACCGAAGACAGGTGTCTGAGGGCCCCGGCCAGCGTTGGGGGACCACATGGGGCAGGGGGTGGCGAGGGGCAGGCTAAacagggagtgggggcaggggggaagggtcTGGATGGATCCTGGGTGGGAGGGCGGGCAGTGGGGAGACAAAGGATGAAATCACTGCCTTTCTAGGGCATCGAGGAGTACAGGCCGGAGGTGTGGATACAGATGAAGTCAGAACCACGCCAGGGCTGTTCAGGGTGGAGGGATGGCAGGGGGTGAGAGAGTCTCAGCGTGTGGCCAGAGAAGGAGGGACCGGGATGACTCCTAAGGTGGTGGGGGATGGACAGGGTGGGTAGGGGGAGAAGGTGGCATCATCCTCTGATGCCTAACGCACAGGAAGAACGAGATGCTGGGGGAAGATGATGGGCTCAAGCGGCAGAGGCACATCTAGAGACAGGTGTCTTGGAGACAGGGGCCTCCCACGCCAGGCACTGAGCTCAGGGTTCTAGGATCACCGTCCCCAggcactctcccctctccctgtcccccctaCACTCCACCTGTGTGGCTCTTCCTCCGTGACACAGGAATAAAGACCAGAACTCTAGAAGAGCTGCCTGCATTCCCGGTCTTCATTTCCTCCCATTCTccctctacccgccccccccctcaCCATACTGCTCCCCCCAGGGGGCAGTTCCCCGCCTCCTCAGGGCACTGGACGCACTGGTCCGTCCTCCCACCCTTCCCATGCGGCTCTCAGGACCCTGCACTCTGCCCCGGCCTCACTGGTGGGGCCTTGCAATTTCTGCTGATGCTttcccccggccccggcccggaC
This sequence is a window from Prionailurus bengalensis isolate Pbe53 chromosome A2, Fcat_Pben_1.1_paternal_pri, whole genome shotgun sequence. Protein-coding genes within it:
- the CNN1 gene encoding calponin-1; the encoded protein is MGRPWKRPGPPPELQKRVRREEGAADRALSCCLSPQCLCPPPASMSSAHFNRGPAYGLSAEVKNKLAQKYDHQREQELREWIEGVTGRRIGNNFMDGLKDGIILCEFINKLQPGSVKKVNESTQNWHQLENIGNFIKAITKYGVKPHDIFEANDLFENTNHTQVQSTLLALASMAKTKGNKVNVGVKYAEKQERRFEPEKLREGRNIIGLQMGTNKFASQQGMTAYGTRRHLYDPKLGTDQPLDQATISLQMGSNKGASQAGMTAPGTKRQIFEPGLGMEHCDTLNVSLQMGSNKGASQRGMTVYGLPRQVYDPKYCLTPEYPELGEPAHNHHPHNYYNSA
- the ELOF1 gene encoding transcription elongation factor 1 homolog isoform X1, with protein sequence MGRRKSKRKPPPKKKMTGTLETQFTCPFCNHEKSCDVKMDRARNTGVISCTVCLEEFQTPITYLSEPVDVYSDWIDACEAANQ
- the ELOF1 gene encoding transcription elongation factor 1 homolog isoform X2; protein product: MGRRKSKRKPPPKKKMTGTLETQFTCPFCNHEKSCDVKMDRARNTGVISCTVCLEEFQTPITSQICQNRWTCTAIG